The genomic region GCAATGCTAACGCGCGCATACAATTGCGTTGCTGCAGTTGTGGAATGCGACCTCCTCGCATCAACTGAAATACTTGCACAATGAACTCTATCTCACGAATACCGCCAATACCCAGTTTGATATTTTGTTGCAATTGGCGGCGCCTTGCTTCTTGAGCGATCATCATTTTCATTTGTCGCAAGCTTTCAATAACGCTGAAGTCTATATAACGTCGATAGACAAACGGACGCAGCATATCTCTGAGTTGTCCATGATATGGGCTGTCGCCAATTAAACGCGCCTTAAGCATTGCATAGCGTTCCCAGTCTCGACCTTGCTCTTGATAATAGGTTTCCATAGCAGCAAAGCTAAGTACCAAAGGGCCACTGTCACCAAATGGACGCAAACGCATGTCAACACGATAGACAAAACCATCGACGGTAACTTGATCGAGCGCAGCAATTAACTTTTGTCCCAGCCGCGTAAAAAACGTTTGATTATCTAAGCTACGCCGACTGCCTGATGTTTCGCCGTTTTCAGGAAAGCAAAATATTAAGTCGATGTCGGAAGAAAAGTTCAACTCTCTGCCACCTAATTTGCCCATGCCATAAACCAATAAAGGCTGCTCGTTACCCTGTGCATCCTGTGGGATTCCCCATTGTTCGGCACAGCGTTTATATAACCAATTATTTGCCGCACAGATGAGCGTATCAGCTAAGTGTGATAAGTTATAAAAAGAAACTTCGATAGGTGCGCCAGCACACAAATCCACATAAGCTATGTGGGTCATATACCTGTTGCGTAACTGCCTTAATACTTGATGAAGCTCTTGTTCTGAGCGACAAGCATCCACTTGCTCATGTACCGTTACCGTCAGGTCAACGTGCTCACTAAACATACTTGCTTGTCGAAATAACTGGTCGATAAGTTCAGGGTGTCTAATCAGGTTTTCAGCAATAAAATCACTCATGGCGAGTGCATATTTAAGTTGTTGCAACTGATTACTATCGAGCTGTTGCACGAGTTCCGTAGCGTACTCACAAAGGCGACGAAAGTAGCCTTCTTGCTTGGCATGCATTACCGCAGGTAAGGTATCAGGCACATCTTGGCGCATGGTCTTTCTCTTAATAAACTATCTGAACATCAATTTAAGGTTAGCCTTATGCTAACGCATTGTAGGCATTTGCTTAACTTTATTTAACGTGACTTATTATCATTGAAGCCTCACGCAATCTGTAATCAGCAAATTTTAATGATATACGACTTTGCTATAGACATATTATGTCAATTGACGTAGTCTTTTCTCACCGTTGACATGATGACATAATAACGTCCTTATTGTTATCCTAGATACGCACCTAACGTCATCTCCTAGATAAAGGTAAGATTTTGACAACAAAAGGAAAGTTGGATTTAATGCGATATTTTTATTTACTGCTTTTAGCTTTATCCATGTTACTCAGTGGATGTGGCGATCCCAACCAAGCTAAATTTGATGAGCAGTTACCTCTCACCGAACAGCGTTTAGCACAGCTAGCTAATGCGCTCAATAAGCAAGATATCCGCAATGCGCGCTTAATCGATAGTTATGCCGATACCTTAATTGCCCAAAAGCCCAATTTAGCACCAATCATCAATGAGTTTCGCAAAGATGCCAGCAGTGAAGGACCTATGTATCAAGGGTTACTGCAACGTCTGAATGAAGTTAAGCAGCAACCAGATCTATTTGAGTCCAGCGAAGCACGATTGAATGAATTACAAACCATTTATCAAGCCGCAGATAGTGCGATATTTTCTGATGCACTCAGTGATCCTCTCAATGTGCTAGCTGACATGTCAGACGGTGAACTACCACGCGTTAATTCATTATCAAAACAGCAAGCGCTTGCAGCCAATGGTGCCGAGGACTTTGGCGTTGGTTCGCAATTAATCGGTAACCCAGCTTATGGCCAATGGCAAACCAACAGCTCTGGCATGTCATTTTGGGAGTGGTACGGCATGTATGCGCTAATGAGCAATCTATTTGGTAATGACCGTGTCTATTATGATCGCTGGGGACGCAAGCGTGGTTATAGTTACTATCATGACTATGGCCGTTCATATTACACATCGGCGAGAAAATATCGCGCTCAACAACAGCTTGAAACTCGCACGCGAAAGTCATTTGAACGTCGTGGACAAAAATTTGAAAGCACTTATGCCAAGCCTCGCACTGGCTCGTCAGGCTTATCAAGACAAAGTAAGACCGCACAACAAGCCAGTAAATTCAGACAAACCAGTAGCAGTAAATCTAAATACGCAAGTAAGTCAAACTATGCGAGCAATTCAAGCTTTAGAAACAGTAGAAGCACTACCACACGCAGTTTCAGACGTGGCAAATAACAGGAAGAATAATGGATAAATTACTTAACATTACCACCATCAACCAAGATTTATTAATCATTCTCGCTATTGATGTCGCCATTGCTATTTTGCTACTAACCGCTATGCGTTTTATCTCTGGTTTTACCGCCAAAGTTAGCACTAAGCATGAGCTAGCTAAAGAAGACAATTTCGCCTTTGGGATCAGCGTCGCCGGTTCAATTTCGGCACTGGGTATCGTCTTATCTGGGGCAATCACCGGAGAAAGCGCTGATAGCTTTACAACAGAAGCCATAGGCATGCTCAGTTATGGCCTGCTTGGTTTAGTGCTGATTAAGTTTGGTCGTTTTGTTCACGACAAATTAGCGCTAAACAAACTCGATAAGATGACAGAGATCCGCAACCGCAATATCACGGTGGGTATCGTTGATGCGGCAAGTGCCATCGCCACCGCAATTGTTATTCGCGCCGTGCTGATCTGGGTCGATGGATTAAACATTTACACCTTTGTCGCGATTTTCAGTGGCTTTGTGGTATCGCAAGTGACCTTAGTATTAATCACTCGTATTCGTGAAACGCATTATGCTCGCAACAACCAAAATGACTGTATGCAAGAAGCCTTTGTTGACGGTCAAGTCGCCCTTGCCTTGCGCTATAGTGGGCAAATTATTTCCACCGCATTAGCGATGACTGCGGCCAGTTACTTCCTTATTTACACGCCTGAGACCATCGTTGAAAACTTATTGGGCTGGTTAGTATTTGGCTTGCTCATGACCGTACTGGTGTCGTTTTTAACCTATTTCGCCAAACGTATTATCCTTATCGGAATTAACACCTTTGAAGAAGTAGACCAGCAACACAACATTGGTGTTGCCGCGGTAGAAATGGCTATCAGTATCGCGATTGCAATGATATTAACCGGCTTAATGGCCTAACCCATTACGGTAAATCACGTGCAATCAACATCAGGGCTAGTAAATAAAGCTCAACAACGTATCTCATCTCGACTATTTTGGGACGATGCGTTGTTGATGCTAACCATGGCTGTGCTAGCTGGCTGTGGACTTATCTACGAATACTTATTGTCGCATTATGCTGGGCGCGTATTAGGGATAATGGAAAGTACCATCTATGCGATGATCGGCTTAATGATCGTCGCTATGGGACTTGGATCATTTGCTGCACGTCTTGTAAAAGATGCGTTTCAAGGTTTTGTGGTATTAGAGCTTATTATCGGTTTACTTGGCAGTGCATCGATTTTAATTATTGCTAGCCTGATTGGCTTCACGCAAATTTTACCGCAAACCATCGCCGATTTATTAGCCCTACCTGCCGACGCCCTGCCTCAAGGAGGCATTTTTAAGCAACTCAGTGCCTTAGCATTGAAAACGCCCTATGTATTTGGCTTTATTCTCGGCTTTTTTATCGGCATGGAAATTCCCTTAGTTGCGCGTATTCGCGAGATCGTTCACCAACAACATTTAGCGCATAACTTTGGCACTATGTATGGCGCTGACTACATCGGCGCAGGCATTGGTGCAGCAATTTGGGTGATATTCTTATTAGCCATGGATATTTCCAAAGCTGCGGCGTTAACGGCAACACTTAACTTGCTCGCTGGTAGTTTTTTTATCATGCGTTTTTGGTCACGCTTACGCTATCGCAAACTTCTGCTGATTTTACATACAGGTTTATTGGTGATGCTGTTGCTGGTTCATCAACTCGGCGATCGCTGGCTTAATGAAATGAGCAATTTATTATTTCTTGATAAAGTCACCCACAGTGAAAAAACTCGCTACCAGCAGCTAACGTTTACAGAACGGAATATGGGTAATGGCGAGCCCGTAATCAATTTTTACTTAAACGCTCGTTTGCAATTTTCCTCCAGCGATGAGTTTATCTACCATAGCTATTTAGTCACCCCAGCGTTAGCGGGTTCCGCACGCCAGGAAAATATTTTAATCATTGGTGGTGGCGATGGCTTGGCATTACGAGATGTACTGAAATGGCCGGTAAAAAATGTGACATTAATTGACTTAGATGAACAGCTAGTCAATATATTCAAACAACCTGAGCAACATTTACCTGAGTCGCTAGCACGTCGAATCGAAAACCTAACCCAGGGCAGTTTACGCGATCCTCGGGTGCAAATTATTAACGATGATGCGTTTTTGTATATCGATACCTTACTCTCTTCAGGGCAAGTATTCGATGCCATCATTATCGACTTACCCGATCCAAGTCATCCTGATTTAAATAAACTTTATTCGGTAAACTTTTACGCACGAGTAAATCAATTGCTGGCCGGTGATGGCCTACTGAATGTCCAATCTACCAGCCCTTATCATGCAAAAAATGCGTTTATATCGATTGGCAAAACATTACAAAAAGCCGGATTTAATCATGTTGAACAGCTTCACGATAATGTGCCAAGCTTTGGGGAATGGGGCTGGAGTATCGCCAGTAAAGTAGGTGCTAAGCCATCTGCTCGCATACAACAATTAACGCAGTTCCCGATCGAGCACCAATGGCTTTCGTTACCGCTATTACGATCTGCTTTTATTTTCCCAAATGATTTTTACAAAAACGCCGATCAAATCGACGTTAATTATTTAGGCTCACATCAAATATATCAGTACCATCAGCAAGCATGGCAAAACCAACAGGGGTTAAATAATGCAAGTTTACAGCAATAGCTAACTAGAGCTCATCATTAACCCTATGAAAAATATGATATAAGCTTAGCTTACCGGTAAACAAAAAAACTATTGACATATTATGTCTGGGTGCTAAAGTTACTCATGCGACATATTATGTCGCTAAGCAATAATCGTAAATGAGGATAATAATGAACATTCATAACATTGCTGACCACCTAAACGGACTTGGAGATAACTCATTCACAGGTTTGTCATTTGACTGTCAACCGATCTCGGGCGACGTCGATGTATTACAAATTACCATTGAAGGGCGTGAAGAGTTACCGATATTTTTATCTGTTACTGATGATCAAATACTTTGCATCACCTATCTATGGGGCGAAGGCGAAGTCAAAGCAGAAAAACGCACTGAGATGCTAGAAGCAATGCTAGAAATGAGCATTCCTATGCCATTATCTTCATTTTCAAAAATTGCCGATAAATACGTTATCTTTGGTGCATTATCAACATCATCGGCATTTAATGACATTGAGCACGAATTAGCCGTGCTAAGCAACAACGCTATCGAAGTGATAGCAGATATGGACGAATTTTTAGTTTAAGCGGAGTTATTATGAGTATTTTCAAAAAAATTATGACTGCCATTCGTGGTGGTGCAACAGAAATTGGTGAAGGCATTGTTGATGCAAATTCAACCCGTATTTTTGAACAAGAAATCCGCGACGCAGAAAATCACTTAACCAAAGCTAAGCGCGATTTAACATCGGTGATGGCGCAACAAATGGCGGCAAGCCGTGAAGTTGACCGTCTAAAGCGCGAAGTTGTTGAGCACGAAGGCTACGCCGGCCAAGCATTAGAGCAAGGTAATGAATCACTAGCCCTACAGGTTGCTGAAAAGATTGCTAACTTAGAATCAGAGCTTGCTACGCAGCAACAAGCACTAGATAGCTTCAGCACGAATGCCGATAGATTAAAAGAGTTAGTGAAAAAGTCCGAGCGTCAAGTGGCTGAATATAAGCGCCAATTGTCTATGGTTAAGACAACCGACAGTGTACAAAAAGCAACGTCGGCGATTACCGATAATTTTGCATCAAGCAATTCAAAACTGCTTAATGCCAAAGACTCTCTAGAGCGCATCAAAGCCAAGCAACAAAAATTTGATGATCAATTAAAAGCGGCAGAGGTACTGGAAGCTGAAGATTCTGACGCTAGCTTAGCAGCGCAATTAAAAGCAGCCGGTATCGGTGCTCAAGATAACAGCGCAAACTCAGTGCTAGAGCGCATTAAGGCGAAGCAAAAGTAATCGCCTTCAACCGCAATAACAGCAACGCCCCATGGCGTTGCTTTTTTTGGGGCTGTTGACCTTTGTGATATGAATTTTGTTCGAATTAAAAGGGATTTAATCGAGGCGCAGTGAGAGTGGTATGGTTATTCCATACGAACGAACTGCAACAACGAAAAAATTACTTTTAAGCGAATCCATAGGACAGCGTTTTTTGAGTATTTTTACAGCGTTATTACTTACTCATGTGGAATAACCACACGTCATAAGCGCTGCCTTGTAAAAACACTCACTAAACCGCTGCAAAAACATACAGCAAAGGTCAACAGCCCCGTATTTATAGTGGTAGATTTTTATGAGCTTTCTAAAGAAACTTTTTAACAAACCAACAGAGCAGCGAAAATTAACGCAAGTGGCCGATTTACGCAAAGGCGATATTTTTGTTCTTGATGATAGTTTTGCCTTGCCTGAGCTGTTGCGCGGTCAGCAATTTGAAGTCAGCGCAGTGAATAGCTATGAGTATGAGCATCACACTGAAACCGAATGGGTGCTACAAAATCACGCCGATCAGCAACTTTATTTATCACTCTATGTTGATGACAAAACCTACCTAAAGTTATCAATTAAACTTGCTCACGAAGATGTCGAAGCCCTATTTGATTTAGAGCAATTTGCTGATGTTTTTGAGGAAGGTGACTGCATCATTGAACGACGACGAGATAATCAGCAAACACAAGGTTTTTCGTGCCCTCAGTACCGCCAGTATACGTTCGCTAAAGTGGGCTTTTTTCATCGTAAAGATCACCGTAACGAAAATCTCAGTGAGTACGTCGGTAAAGATCAAGGTGAACGCTTTGAGTTATTCCAACTTGAAGGCAGTGACGATCGCTATGGCATTGATATCGAAGTTTGGGAAGATGGCGATACCGACGTGTTTTTACATTTATATCGACCATTAACCGACGTAAAAGATATGTATCCTGGAAGCTAATATGAATAATCGTAAAGTACCAGAAAAGTGGCAGTCTAACATTAAAGCGGTAAAAGCGGTGCAAGTCGCTTTTGACATGGATGAGAAGGTACAAAAAGAAATTCGTAAAGCGGCGGTAGAAGCGGGTTTAAGTCCGTCAGATCAAATTCGTAAGATTCTCGGCCTTACTGTGCATAAAAAACCCAAACGCCCGCGTTTGACGGTTTCATTAAGTCCCGAAGATTATCAAGAGCTAGGCGAAAAGTACGGCATCCCCGCCGAACAGCAACTGGATATAAAAAGACGTTTAATGGAAGAATTAATCGAATTCGTCCAACAAAACTAACCATGTTGATCTGAGTTTACTCATTCTGCTGTTTATTGAGTTATTCTCCAAAGAGAAAAACAGCTCTAATAACAAGCCCGCTACTCGACGCTGGCTTGTTATTATCGATATCGAAAGCGATATAAACAGGTTATCACAACCAATAAGGCCTCAAAGTAAAGGCCACTTGTCGACATTGCTCTAATGCCAACAACAAAACATCGATTTTTTCATCAATCCACATCACTAAGTTCGTCGCAGGTTGTTCACCATGTTGTTGCAAATAGTGCTTTAAAAAATATAACG from Thalassotalea sp. Sam97 harbors:
- a CDS encoding polyamine aminopropyltransferase, encoding MQSTSGLVNKAQQRISSRLFWDDALLMLTMAVLAGCGLIYEYLLSHYAGRVLGIMESTIYAMIGLMIVAMGLGSFAARLVKDAFQGFVVLELIIGLLGSASILIIASLIGFTQILPQTIADLLALPADALPQGGIFKQLSALALKTPYVFGFILGFFIGMEIPLVARIREIVHQQHLAHNFGTMYGADYIGAGIGAAIWVIFLLAMDISKAAALTATLNLLAGSFFIMRFWSRLRYRKLLLILHTGLLVMLLLVHQLGDRWLNEMSNLLFLDKVTHSEKTRYQQLTFTERNMGNGEPVINFYLNARLQFSSSDEFIYHSYLVTPALAGSARQENILIIGGGDGLALRDVLKWPVKNVTLIDLDEQLVNIFKQPEQHLPESLARRIENLTQGSLRDPRVQIINDDAFLYIDTLLSSGQVFDAIIIDLPDPSHPDLNKLYSVNFYARVNQLLAGDGLLNVQSTSPYHAKNAFISIGKTLQKAGFNHVEQLHDNVPSFGEWGWSIASKVGAKPSARIQQLTQFPIEHQWLSLPLLRSAFIFPNDFYKNADQIDVNYLGSHQIYQYHQQAWQNQQGLNNASLQQ
- a CDS encoding DUF350 domain-containing protein; protein product: MDKLLNITTINQDLLIILAIDVAIAILLLTAMRFISGFTAKVSTKHELAKEDNFAFGISVAGSISALGIVLSGAITGESADSFTTEAIGMLSYGLLGLVLIKFGRFVHDKLALNKLDKMTEIRNRNITVGIVDAASAIATAIVIRAVLIWVDGLNIYTFVAIFSGFVVSQVTLVLITRIRETHYARNNQNDCMQEAFVDGQVALALRYSGQIISTALAMTAASYFLIYTPETIVENLLGWLVFGLLMTVLVSFLTYFAKRIILIGINTFEEVDQQHNIGVAAVEMAISIAIAMILTGLMA
- a CDS encoding DUF4178 domain-containing protein, with amino-acid sequence MSFLKKLFNKPTEQRKLTQVADLRKGDIFVLDDSFALPELLRGQQFEVSAVNSYEYEHHTETEWVLQNHADQQLYLSLYVDDKTYLKLSIKLAHEDVEALFDLEQFADVFEEGDCIIERRRDNQQTQGFSCPQYRQYTFAKVGFFHRKDHRNENLSEYVGKDQGERFELFQLEGSDDRYGIDIEVWEDGDTDVFLHLYRPLTDVKDMYPGS
- a CDS encoding PspA/IM30 family protein, with amino-acid sequence MSIFKKIMTAIRGGATEIGEGIVDANSTRIFEQEIRDAENHLTKAKRDLTSVMAQQMAASREVDRLKREVVEHEGYAGQALEQGNESLALQVAEKIANLESELATQQQALDSFSTNADRLKELVKKSERQVAEYKRQLSMVKTTDSVQKATSAITDNFASSNSKLLNAKDSLERIKAKQQKFDDQLKAAEVLEAEDSDASLAAQLKAAGIGAQDNSANSVLERIKAKQK
- a CDS encoding YjfI family protein, with translation MNIHNIADHLNGLGDNSFTGLSFDCQPISGDVDVLQITIEGREELPIFLSVTDDQILCITYLWGEGEVKAEKRTEMLEAMLEMSIPMPLSSFSKIADKYVIFGALSTSSAFNDIEHELAVLSNNAIEVIADMDEFLV